A window of the Lagenorhynchus albirostris chromosome 1, mLagAlb1.1, whole genome shotgun sequence genome harbors these coding sequences:
- the LOC132521024 gene encoding RNA polymerase-associated protein LEO1-like, translating into MDLFGDIDDISSESDRDNQPPISGQPVTDGRGVPQDQQEEEPISETKIEVEIPSINCDLGNELYFVKLPKFLSIEPKPFDPQYYEDEFEDEEVLDEEDRTRLKLKIENTIRWRIRRDKEGNEIKESNSRIVKWSDGSLSLHLGNEVFDVDKAPMQGNHNQLFIREDTGLQGQAIFKSKLTFRPHATDCATLRKMTLLLANRCSRTQKIRILPMAGRDPECQRTEMVQKEEERLRASTHQETIHLWEKENQRGPSAPYQGPSSGEEGEASKNHGRGGEPSRKRKAGSEEEEDD; encoded by the exons ATGGATCTGTTTGGAGACATAGATGACATTTCTTCAGAGAGTGACAGGGACAATCAACCACCCATTTCAGGACAGCCTGTTACT GATGGACGTGGAGTGCCTCAGGACCAGCAGGAGGAAGAGCCAATTTCTGAAACCAAAATAGAAGTAGAAATTCCCAGCATCAACTGTGATTTAGGAAATGAATTGTACTTTGTTAAACTACCCAAATTTCTCAGCATAGAACCCAA GCCTTTTGATCCTCAGTATTATGAAGATGAATTTGAAGATGAGGAAGTGCTTGATGAAGAAGATAGAACCAGGTTAAAATTAAAG ATAGAAAATACTATACGATGGAGGATACGCCGggacaaagaaggaaatgaaattaaagaaagcaATTCTCGGATAGTCAAGTGGTCCGATGGAAG CCTGTCCCTGCATTTAGGCAATGAGGTGTTTGATGTTGACAAGGCCCCGATGCAGGGCAATCACAACCAGCTGTTCATTAGGGAAGACACTGGTCTGCAGGGACAAGCCATCTTTAAGTCCAAACTCACCTTCAG ACCTCATGCTACAGACTGTGCCACACTTAGAAAGATGACCCTGCTACTTGCTAACAGATGCTCGAGGACACAGAAGATTAGAATCTTACCGATGGCTGGTCGTGACCCTGAATGCCAGCGCACAGAGATGGTTCAG aaagaagaagaacgTTTGAGGGCGTCTACTCACCAGGAGACCATCCATCTGTGGGAAAAGGAGAACCAGCGGGGGCCGAGTGCCCCCtaccagggccccagcagtggtGAGGAGGGAGAAGCCAGCAAGAACCATGGCCGAG